From Camelina sativa cultivar DH55 chromosome 20, Cs, whole genome shotgun sequence, the proteins below share one genomic window:
- the LOC104769775 gene encoding myb-related protein Hv1-like isoform X2 translates to MGRSPCCDKLGLKKGPWTPEEDQKLLAYIEEHGHGSWRSLPEKAGLHRCGKSCRLRWTNYLRPDIKRGKFNLQEEQTIIQLHALLGNRWSAIATHLPKRTDNEIKNYWNTHLKKRLVKMGIDPVTHKPKNETPLSSLGLSKNAAILSHTAQWESARLEAEARLARESKLLHLQHYQTKVSSHHHHHHHGFTHKSLLTNWTTKTNEEQQQLDESPTSTVSFSEMKEPNPTKIEFVGSSTGGLSLMKEPENNDWISSTIHEFETTQMGEGIDEGFTGLLLGGESMDRSFSGEKNETAGESSGGDCNYYEDSKNYLDSIFNFVDPSPSDSPPMF, encoded by the exons atgggTAGATCACCCTGTTGTGACAAATTGGGTTTGAAGAAAGGACCTTGGACACCAGAAGAGGATCAGAAACTTTTGGCTTATATTGAAGAACATGGTCATGGAAGCTGGCGTTCATTGCCTGAGAAAGCTG GTCTCCATCGATGTGGAAAAAGTTGCAGACTCAGATGGACTAACTACCTAAGACCTGACATCAAAAGAGGCAAATTCAACTTGCAAGAAGAACAAACCATTATCCAACTCCATGCTCTGTTAGGAAACAG atggtcTGCAATTGCTACTCATTTGCCAAAGAGAACAGACAACGAGATCAAGAACTATTGGAACACTCATTTGAAGAAACGGTTAGTTAAAATGGGGATTGATCCAGTGACACATAAACCCAAAAACGAGACTCCTTTATCTTCTCTTGGCCTATCCAAGAACGCAGCAATACTTAGCCACACGGCACAATGGGAAAGTGCAAGGCTTGAAGCTGAAGCAAGGCTAGCTAGAGAATCAAAGCTTCTTCACTTACAACATTACCAAACCAAAGTATcatctcaccatcatcaccatcatcatggATTCACTCACAAGTCACTGTTAACCAATtggacaacaaaaacaaacgaag AACAACAACAGCTTGATGAATCACCGACATCTACGGTGTCATTCTCTGAGATGAAGGAACCAAACCCGACGAAGATAGAGTTTGTCGGATCATCCACGGGTGGTCTGAGTCTGATGAAAGAACCTGAAAACAACGATTGGATCAGTTCAACGATTCACGAGTTCGAAACTACGCAGATGGGGGAAGGTATTGATGAAGGGTTCACGGGTCTTTTGCTAGGGGGAGAGTCAATGGACAGGAGTTTCTCCGGCGAGAAAAACGAGACGGCCGGGGAGAGTAGTGGTGGTGACTGCAACTACTATGAGGACAGCAAGAACTATTTGGACAGCATTTTTAACTTTGTTGATCCTTCACCGTCCGATTCACCACCTATGTTCTGA
- the LOC104769775 gene encoding myb-related protein Hv1-like isoform X1: protein MGRSPCCDKLGLKKGPWTPEEDQKLLAYIEEHGHGSWRSLPEKAGLHRCGKSCRLRWTNYLRPDIKRGKFNLQEEQTIIQLHALLGNRWSAIATHLPKRTDNEIKNYWNTHLKKRLVKMGIDPVTHKPKNETPLSSLGLSKNAAILSHTAQWESARLEAEARLARESKLLHLQHYQTKVSSHHHHHHHGFTHKSLLTNWTTKTNEEYNAEQQQLDESPTSTVSFSEMKEPNPTKIEFVGSSTGGLSLMKEPENNDWISSTIHEFETTQMGEGIDEGFTGLLLGGESMDRSFSGEKNETAGESSGGDCNYYEDSKNYLDSIFNFVDPSPSDSPPMF from the exons atgggTAGATCACCCTGTTGTGACAAATTGGGTTTGAAGAAAGGACCTTGGACACCAGAAGAGGATCAGAAACTTTTGGCTTATATTGAAGAACATGGTCATGGAAGCTGGCGTTCATTGCCTGAGAAAGCTG GTCTCCATCGATGTGGAAAAAGTTGCAGACTCAGATGGACTAACTACCTAAGACCTGACATCAAAAGAGGCAAATTCAACTTGCAAGAAGAACAAACCATTATCCAACTCCATGCTCTGTTAGGAAACAG atggtcTGCAATTGCTACTCATTTGCCAAAGAGAACAGACAACGAGATCAAGAACTATTGGAACACTCATTTGAAGAAACGGTTAGTTAAAATGGGGATTGATCCAGTGACACATAAACCCAAAAACGAGACTCCTTTATCTTCTCTTGGCCTATCCAAGAACGCAGCAATACTTAGCCACACGGCACAATGGGAAAGTGCAAGGCTTGAAGCTGAAGCAAGGCTAGCTAGAGAATCAAAGCTTCTTCACTTACAACATTACCAAACCAAAGTATcatctcaccatcatcaccatcatcatggATTCACTCACAAGTCACTGTTAACCAATtggacaacaaaaacaaacgaag AGTACAATGCAGAACAACAACAGCTTGATGAATCACCGACATCTACGGTGTCATTCTCTGAGATGAAGGAACCAAACCCGACGAAGATAGAGTTTGTCGGATCATCCACGGGTGGTCTGAGTCTGATGAAAGAACCTGAAAACAACGATTGGATCAGTTCAACGATTCACGAGTTCGAAACTACGCAGATGGGGGAAGGTATTGATGAAGGGTTCACGGGTCTTTTGCTAGGGGGAGAGTCAATGGACAGGAGTTTCTCCGGCGAGAAAAACGAGACGGCCGGGGAGAGTAGTGGTGGTGACTGCAACTACTATGAGGACAGCAAGAACTATTTGGACAGCATTTTTAACTTTGTTGATCCTTCACCGTCCGATTCACCACCTATGTTCTGA